Part of the Paracoccus sp. S3-43 genome, TCGCGGCGGCCAACCGCCTGGGGCTGGCGATGGTCTTTACCGGCCAGCGGCATTTCCGGCACTGATGCAGCAGGAACTGCCCCTGGAGCCGACGCCCCCCGCAGCGTCGCAACCGGCGCCGCAACCGGCGCCGCGACCGGCGCCCAAGCCCCGGCGTCCGCGCGCGCCGAAAAAGCCCAAGGGCCCGGTCCGCACCGACATGCGGCTGGTGATCTGGGTCGCGACGACGATCTTCGTGGTCGATCAGGTGCTGAAATACTGGGTCGTCCATATCCTGCAACTGGACCGGCTGCGGGAAATCGACGTGCTGCCGCCCTGGCTGAACCTGCGCATGGCCTGGAACCAGGGCGTGAATTTCGGCCTGATGGCGTCCGACACCGATGTCACGAAATGGATCCTGATCGCGGTGGCCCTGGCCATCGTCGCCTGGGTCTGGGTCTGGATCTGGCGCTCCGATGCCGGGGCCTTCGCGCGCGTCGCGGCGGGGCTGCTGATCGGCGGCGCCCTGGGCAATGTGATCGACCGGCTGCTCTATGGCGCGGTGGCGGATTTCCTGAACATGTCGCTGCCGGGCTGGCAGAACCCCTACAGCTTCAACCTGGCCGATATCGCGATCTTCGCGGGGGCCATCGGGCTGGTGCTGGTGCCGCAGAAGAAGCAGCCCGAAAAGCCCGCCCGCAAGCCCCGCGCGAAAGCCGCCGACAATCCCCGTGACGGGGCGGGGAAATCCGGCTAGAACGGACGCAACAAGGCAAGGGGCAGGACATGCAGGCTTTCGTCAGGGGCATCGCCATCGCGGCCGTGATCGGGCTGTCGGCCTGCGGCAGCAACCAGTTGATGAATATCGAGACCGGCCAGAACAGCCCGGACGAATTCGCGATCCTGCCGACCCGGCCGCTGTCCATGCCGCCGGATCTCGCGCTGCTGCCCGCGCCGACGCCGGGCGGCGCCAATATCACCGATCCCAATCCGAATGCCGATGCC contains:
- the lspA gene encoding signal peptidase II, with protein sequence MQQELPLEPTPPAASQPAPQPAPRPAPKPRRPRAPKKPKGPVRTDMRLVIWVATTIFVVDQVLKYWVVHILQLDRLREIDVLPPWLNLRMAWNQGVNFGLMASDTDVTKWILIAVALAIVAWVWVWIWRSDAGAFARVAAGLLIGGALGNVIDRLLYGAVADFLNMSLPGWQNPYSFNLADIAIFAGAIGLVLVPQKKQPEKPARKPRAKAADNPRDGAGKSG